The DNA region GGAAGTGGGAGTGTTGAGGTGGTTGAATGGAGGTTCACAGTTACATGAATACTTGAAGATGGTGATAGTGTTAAAAGTGGTGGTCTGGTTTGTAGAAGACGGTGGAGatgaaatttgaaagatgatggTAGGAAATTGGTTTAGAAAAAGAAGAACATTACTGCACTTGTACGTTCTTTTTATGAGATATCGTGGAAATGTTGAAATAGATCTTTGCaattttcttttcattctatctttttgtttcttttcaaatctttttgatTGAATAATGGAAAGAGAGTATTTCATGAATGCTATTGGTATTTCATTTACttgaagggaatgaaattcatgTGTTGTGTAAGTCATTAGTGGGATATCTAATGTACAAGACAATTTGTAATTGTATCACTAAAATACAATATCTAAAGACAATTTGTAAGCCATAATTTTTATATTTCACtttcatataaaaataatttttcaatttttttacttaAGATTATATGTATCTGAAAAACTCGGTCCTACCCACACtagaacccgtgcggacgcacgggtaccagacacttttctatacattcaattattattttttaacgggtACCAGACATATTTCTATacgttcaattattattttttaatgagtactaaatatttttctattaaaaaatatacatctgaaacaaatgcgcgtcccgtactagaacccgtgcggacgcacgggtttgttactagttaaggTATAAAATCTCTCACTAACCATATATAACTTCTTCTTATTAGGTAAATTTCAttctaatttttcttaatttattcaaCGTCAAACTTAAAGATATAAAATCTCGCACTAACTCCATATTTTACTTataaatctacaatataagaaaattatatgTTCTTGAAATACCATTTTTACCCTGCTGTCTTACTAGAGCACCACGTGGATGACCTCTTCAAACAGCATTATACTTTCTTTCTTATActttctcattctctttctttctttctttctctctcaccTACTGCTGCTTCATTTTTCTTCCTCTCTCAttcctcttcttccttcttccttttcttctttaCAAACCGTAATGATACTCTATGTAATATTTGGCTAACGAAACCCTAATCAAACTCGATAACTATGCACAAAATTTGGGTTTCAGAAATCctatgaaaatgaagaagatgccTAAAATTAGGGTTTCAGAAATTAAGGTTTTGCATATCAGATAatctattttagtttttgatttttgattttagttgatttttttgtttttgataattaGCAGGTTCTTTAGGTTTGATTTAGGGATTTCTAATTTCTTCGTCAACAGTAACAAAAGATTTGTGGGTAAAATAGAAAGGTAtgattatgtaaaaaaaaaatagaagaatcgGGAAAGTgaggttttaattttgttggtgtTGATAATAAAAAGGGTATAATTTGTGATTAGGATTTTTAGAATAGAAATTTGATTTCATGATTTTGAGTTATGATAGAAATTTTTCTGGGTATTTTGATGGATGATTTTGAGTGTTGATTATGTTTCTGGTGTTGTGTTTTTAGTGTCGgtattaatttgatttttgattttttacTCCATTGCAGGTTGTTTGGCCCAAGACTCTAAACCATCTGATGGAGAATGGTTTATGGATGGTATTATATAATCTTTATCATAATCTTTAATTTttcatcaattaattaatcaccattgatttttcataaaaaaaatgtttattgtGTTGCTAATCTTTAGTTTCCATGTTACTGATCAAAATGGGAAAAAATGTTCAAGCCCTTATACATTTTGGTTATTTGGTACTCTTTTTCTAACCCTACTTATTTTACTCACTCAAGCTTTCCTCTTACCGTTCTGCCTTGAGTTTGTTTCTTCTTCTCTCTCACAAATTTCATCTTCTCTCTCACAAATTTCATTTCCTCCCGTTTGGTAAATCCTTACTCGAACCGAACATGTCGACTTACCATTATAGATCTTTTATGTCGGCGACTTTCTTGAAGTCCGAATTTACTGAATATCTTTTTCGTATTATGTTGGGAGTTGACTGTGTTAATGTTTTTTGTGATGAGAATTATAATTTGATAGTGTCAGATTGTATTGGGAAGGATAATGTTTCTGATGGAAATAACTGGTGGGAAAATAATGGATTTATAATTTTTATCAGCCACTAGGGAATAATTGGTGCCATTACTCGGGTTAGATTTTCTAATTTCTCCAGCCAGACACTTTTACATTAAACCTGCAACTACAGTCTAATATTTTTATAGTGATTTAGGCGTATTTTTTCTCTAACAGAACCTAAAATGGCTTAACACCGATAAGGTCTTCTGCTCCCTTACCTATATTATCATAGCGCATGAAAATGTTACCTGAATTTTATGTTATTACTGTCACACTACAAGTGATTGAATGATTGTTAATCTTGAGAACTTAGTGGCAACATTAAGATGAGATCAACAAGTGGAAAAATCTAGGTGAATGGCTAAAGTAGAGGATCAACAACACAACTATGAGTATGACTGACATTGTTAATAGAGTATGACTGATGCAACTCATGAAAAAATAAagcattttgatttaatttgtatttggcttctttttttataaaattttataattagatGTTATTTCCATTGTGTTTCAATggcatttaaattatttttactgtCAAAAAAACCTTTTGTTTTGGTGGCATGTGATGATTATCTAGGTGTTTGAATGTCTCTTGCTAACTCTTAGGCAAGTCCACAAAATATAAAAGTGTCATTAGAAATAATGAAATATTGAATTTTCCACAGATGATTATAGGTAACATATTTATCTGCAGAAAAGCAACTGTTTGGagtggtttgaattttgaatgttCCAAAATTGGAAGTGAAGATAAAAGAATGGCAAACTCCACAACTGCTCAACCAAACTCCGGTATTTCACCACTTCATCTGCACCTTTCACAATTACTTGCATTGGTCTAAGTCTCTTTCAATTCTTTTTCTTAATTTTGTTACATTAGCTTATTTTGTTGTTATGTAAAATCCACCCAAGTCAGtgaaatttgtttgttttgttataaTTGTAGAAGAATATGAgttgaatggatatgaaaataaaGTAACTTACTTCACTTCAACACAATCAAGGGATTTTCTTGTGGTATTCTTCTAGCTTATACATTTTCTTTTGCTTCATTTCCCGTTATTGTTGCCACTCAGGTTCAAATTCAACTTCGATACCAACAACAAAACACTGATtacgttttaattatttattttaaaaattattatcaaCGTCGACGTGTCAATATCGGTGTCGTGCTTATTATATATAGGAAGCAACTGGTATAGAATAAGTAACTTTGAATTCTCTATTATGTGAAAATTATGAtatatattctttattttctttcttttgatgttTGATCAAGTGCAAATTTTTAAGTTTCAGTAATGTAAATCATTAAGTTTCAGTAATGTGTTcaaacatggatgaattcaaaggACAGACTCGTCTTTCTAATTTCGTTGTTCCAAAACGTTACGACATTAAGCTTAAATCCGACCTCATCGAATGTCGTTTCTACGGTTCTGTTGTCTTCAATCTCGACATCATCACCGCTACTCATTTCATCGTTCTCAATGCCGCTGAACTCACCATCGGTAACGACGCTATTTCATTCACTAACTGTCATTTCTCTAAGGTACTACTCTCATTTCTCAACTCTTTTTGGTCAACTTGAGTTTTTTCTGTTACCATAATTTTTTTCTGATTTAGGATTGATGAATGTCTATGTTGTAGGTTTTCAAACCTTCAAAAGTtgaattatttgaagatgatgaaattCTGGTCTTGGAGTTTCCAGAGGGAATATCTATTGGATTGGGTGTATTGACTATTCAGTTTGATGGAATATTGAATGATAGAATGAAAGGTTTTTACCGAAGGTAACTCTTTTTTTTAAGCTTTGCATTGTTTGATTTCAAAGTTCCACTAACAAGTTGAAAGCAAAATGATTTTCGAGATTGATGCTAAATCATGCACTTGATCACTGAATCGAATATACATAGGGACTGAACTTAACCAGTTGGGATTTTACTGGTTTTTAAATTGATTGTTTGATAGTCCTATTAGTTACTATATATCATATATATCATATGGACATGTTTATATATAGCAGCAAATATGAGCATAACGGTGAGAAGAGGAATATGGCAGTTACACAGTTTGAAGCAGTTGATGACAAGAAAGATTCTGAGGTAATTCTTTTctaatagtttttaaaattttatgcttgcttttatgtcattttaatgtTTGTAGTTACAACTTGATTTATACAAGGTTGGTACATTACACTTGAATGGTTGCATTTTCATTAGTTACTgatgttattttgtttttatttaaccATATATTCTTGACTCTTTTTATGATTATGCAACTACATTTTGGAAGGTAGAGAGTTGGAGTTTTACATGAAAAAGCTTCATAAGAAAAAGAGAAAGGGTGCTGCTTGATAACTTTCCAAATTATTATTTTACCTTATTTTACATGAATTTTATTTGTCTTATTATTAGGAACACTTATTTGAAAATTATACATTAGATCTTAAAGAATTTggttatataatattttattttaaaagttaaatGATAGTACTATCTCTGAGccagtttttttttttgacaaaatctcTGAGCCAGTTGGTTGAACcaaaaaattcttttcttttttgaagGGTAGAAACATGAATTCTAACATTACTATTTTACTTAGTTTGagctataaaaattaaatatttcataACTACTTGATCAATTttcattgttattgttattggtgtatttcttttaaaaattggaaaattgatacaattttattttaattttaaaaatatttttttcatttaaatatttgtctttgatttacttatatatttatctttgactatttttttttacaattaaatttaaatattttttattttagatgaatttcaaaacaaaactgaTGATGTATCTGCAgtccacaccagaacccgtgcgaatgcacgggttattatatttttttatacaattaaaaaatatttaaaattatatacgaATTCAGACACggaaaaaataaattgtttttaaattatttatgttactaatatttttttaaattattttaaatttaaaatacaataaattttaAGATAAAATATACATAATTGAATCCGGTCCAATTCACACCTGAAGCCATTAAATTGAATACATTACCGTTTTTTCAACAAAATTATCACCTTGATGAAGGTAGATTTAGGCGTTTAAATATTGTTGTTTATTGATGAATCAAGGGCCatatattatcttcttcaagtGGAGACAGCAATGGCAGGGGCCAACTTACAAAATAACATACATAAAACAATCATtgtcctttattttttatttgtattattttttaagctacattttttattcacttttcttcttaTAAGTGTAGCGGCTTAGATTATTAAGAAAAGATAAATTCAAAAAGGAACATACTTGataaaataatctttttctttgatttattaGTTGTATTATATTTTAAGCTACGTTTCAAATTCACTTTTTTTAAGTTTgctatttgatttaaattgtatttctttttctaaatttatcgaaaaataagaaaaatgacaaatttATTGCAAAGCCAAATCAATTACAATTGTATttctttcaattattattttttcacgggtaccagacatttttctattaaaaaatatatatttgaaacaaaTGTTCATCTCGTACCAAAACCcgcatcaaaatattttttattaattatatattcaattattaattttttctcgAATACTAGATATTTTTctgttaaaaaatatacatctgaaacaaatacgcgtcccgtaccagaacccgtgcgaacgcacgggtttgttactagtttcacATATAACACAATCCATTACAAGTTAACAACTCATTTGTCAATTTTTAACTAACATTTTTGTGAGTTTCTTTCTAACAATTTACACAATTATtgtgtttcttttgatttttttaatttgttcaagGATCAAATTTTAAGGTATAAAATATAATGTATTATATTTATGCATATATCAACATGTCATAAATTaagtttctcttttaaatatttgattttatttttcaacttattatatatttatatttgtttttgtttttttaggtaCAAACATGTTAAAGATGAAGGAAATACATGTAAAATTAAGATAGTCTTCGATAAAGTTTTTCAACtttgatattttattaatttattataacattatatgttttctcttttactatttttttcttcttctatttttctatttattttctttcacttctaattttaattattgattgtGTTTTTTTAGGTATATATTTTTAGGAATCACAAAAacacattttaaaataaagatattGTTTATGTTTTACCTTTATTTCTTTCACTTCTAATTTTAATTGTTGATTGTGTTTTTTTTGTAGGTATATATTTTTAGGAATCACGAAAACACAATTTTAAATAAAGATATTGTTCATGTCTTacctttattttctatttttattttttttattgttgtatattaattttttatgtttatttttttaggTATAAATTTTAAAGCATTACAAATATGTATATTTTTAATGATGATATAATTTAAAACGTTGAGTTATGAAAGATGgtgtgttaaaaaaattatattctttatttatattattattcttacattctatttttttaatttaatttcactttggatcaaaattttaaataaactatATCTTTGTTATTTCATATATTAGATTTATTAATAAGTTTAAGTAATCACTACAAGAAATCATTATTTCATATATCTTTGTTATTTCATATTATAAACTATTAAACTTTATTCTTTTTATCACttaattttttcttctattttaagttcacatttttataatatttcaacttcttatttaattttttcatataaaatatttataataatattttataaattattaaactaaattttaacaattgtaaataacttattttataaaacatatccgtgcatcgcacgggtgtaCGTCTagtattatataatttaaatatgtttttgtatGACTATATATTGTGAAAGATCTATATTTTGTAGAAATTTATGGGATGATCAATAATATAAATTAGATTGTGACCGCGCGATGCAGGTAAGTGttgaataatgataataatattaatacacAATGGATTTTTAAATGTTTATCATTAAGAAAAAAATGTAAAATGGGTTTTTAAATGTTTATCATTaagaaaaaaacttaaaatgTTTAAtagtattgttttttttaatagacaaataatccattaaaaatgaattataaGGGATACTCTGCCCTTTTAGAAACCAAACAACCCCTTACTTTCTAAAGAGAGAAGGGGAAGTGTATTCCATATAGAGAAGTTGCTTAGAACGACAGTTTTACAAAAAGAACATAATCAGTTCCAAGACTTTAGAACTATAATCGACataaaatcatcaaagataaacGTTACTCCGTTAAAAATGACATCGTTATGCAAAAGCCAAAGACTCCACGTCGTTGCTAACCAAATTACAACAATAATCGTCCTTTTCAACTTGCACAACACTTtctcacaataataaaaatagaacatAAACTACCCCAATGACAGCTTTATCGGGTTGCCTATCTACTGCAGAATATTCTTCCAGATTCTTATCGACACCGGGCACTCTTTGAGAAATGTTTatatgtaaaattaatttttaaagacatacaactttttttatttttacaattaaaggagattttttttatttggcaAAAATAAAGATTTAATTTTTACTAAACCTTGTTTAGTTTATTGGATAAAAATATAATGTAAatgttgaattgattaaagataaATGTGAATTTATTGAATACAACTAGAGTATAAATGTAAAATTTatgttttataattataatacaaAAATATAATCTTCTTTTAGATTAATATTTGAAaggaaaaaatattatatttgataatatttttcaaaaagtaaaaaagatcacaatttaatttttttccctTAGAATTTTAGATTAAAGAATGAATTATGTATATGccaaatttttaaaacaaaaaattattaaagtGTCGAAAGAGTGAAGAAAAAATCATAAAACTTTTAGAATAATGATTACATAGAGGACATAAATCTAAATATGAAATGTTTTCATGTTGCAATAGGAGAAGTAGAAAAATTGACAATTATGATGTAAGAATATATatgttttcatatatatatatatatatatatatatatatatatatatatatatatatatatatatatatatatgagaatgtcttttttatatgagaatgtgagaataaatctgaaccattgaattttaaaataaatggtggagattatgtatgaatcttttttttctctctcccctacatcatttattttaataatggaggagagagagaaaagtttcacacataatctccaccatttattttaaaatccaatagttaagattcattctcacattctcatataaaaaagacattctcatatatatatatatatatatatatatatatatatatatatatatatatatatatatatatatatatatatatatgagaggagggatatatttcaAGAGTAAGTATTGAACACTTATtctaaatcttaaccattgattatcattaatctaacgactttaattaattttttatataaaaaaatatttccaaaaataattaaattaaatgatcaattattaCCATcatattaatgaaaatcaatgagggatatatatatatatatatatatatatatatatatatatatatatatatatatatatatatatatatatatatatatatatatatatatatatgagttaaaaggtagtgcactgacagtgtaaaactattttacactgtcatccaatagggagtcgtgaatgtgtcatgtcattaaagttttttttaaataaaagaatgttttaattggatgcatggtagtgattggttgacagtgtaaaaatattttacactgccAGTGCATGATccattttctatatatatatatatatatatatatatatatatatatatatatatatatatatatatatatatatatatatatatatatatatatatatatatatatatatatatatatatatatatatatatataatagattgATGCAATCTAATAAAGTTTGGATAAAATTTTGGATAAAAAAAATACGTTTGTCAGAACAGAATATGCAAGTCGTACCTATGTTTATGCAAGTTCAATTTGTGAGCCACTAAAAAGAAGTCTATTATTTGTGAGGAAAGATCATATGATACATGTGGATCTGAGTTAGCAATTTTCAGAATTTAAGAGGATAATTTTCTCATCTAATCTTAATCAAAAAAACATAATTTGaaatattcaaaatttaaattgaaaaacaatacaattatatattaaattaaattttataaaatttaaaatattaatgattaactttgaaaaattATGTATAATTTTATCTAGGGATAATTTTTAATGATATAACCAAAAAGAAATATGGACTTGTGAAAATTGCAGTTAATATTCACAAAATTAATATCATTCAATATATGAAGAATTACTCATAAATAGAAGAAacttttttaatgataaaattaatattgttaaaaattatatttatagatTTAAAGGACCCAGCATTGTTTTGCATTTCTTTTTACTCTTTGTAAAAAAACTTAGAGCCTCTAGCGGTATAAGAATTTAAAAACATCAAACACAAATAGTATAAAATTATTAAGAagattatcaaaaaaaaataagaatttaatttttaaaaaaattattattaaaagtaATAAAATTCTGAAAATTTATCTAAATTTCATTAGAAAATTCAATTAAACTTGTCTCAAATagttttatcatttaaatataaGAATCATTTAATTTACTTATAATATATCATAAAATAatagatattattttattttaattactaatTTATCGTATTAACAACTTACTTTTTATTATAATAACATGAAAATATACTAAAAACTGTTGCTCTCAAGAATTGAATTCTAAGTCCATTTATTTCTTTATCAAATGCAATCAAACACATATAAAATGAAACTTTATCTTCCTCATGTATACCtatctctaattttttttatcttattcgTCTTTATCTTAGTTGGTCatcaaacaaataaaaagaaaattaatcttGTTTGAGGGGAACCatttacaaaattaaataattaaaagatgaaaatttatcactaatttttttttttttgtgtgtaaatCAAACTCTAAACCTATCAAGGCCATTTTCCCCAAAAGGCGCAGGGTTAAAGAAAATCACTTATCACagaccaaaaaaataaaatcacacAACAGAACTTTATTACATCATGCATATTTGAAGATACCATTGTAGGGATCTTTATAACAACAAATAAATAAGAAGTTACTCAACCTCAAAGCATGCATAATAATTGTAAAAAGTAAAAGTAACATAGAATGGTACATAGACAAAAGATTAACAGCTATATATAGCATTTAACATGCAGTTGATGAAGAGAACTTTGAATTCCAATACTTTTCAATATCTTCAGCTGTTCTTCCAGGAATTCTTCCAGCAATGAGATGCCATCTACAATTAACATGTCACAAACACTTAGTTGGATACAAATTGCAatatttgtaaattgaatttatttttattagtataaAATATATCATTAAGTATTTATTTTATGCTTCATAATTTCATCTTTAAATTCCGATACCTATTTTGTTATGATTTCTcctctaaatatttttatttttttaaaattattttgaaatttatgataaaaaaacaaaaaatataatacgGCTCTTACAGCGTTACGATGcagtttttattataatttacagTGAAGTTACAATTGATCTGTGATATAATTGTGAGCAATACCGCAACCGCAATATTACAGTCGCATAACTTGATATGTTATAACAAATTTTACCTTTTTCCAACTAATCTAAACATTTTTGCAATGATATCTTCTTCTTCCGGTGAGAATTCCAGCTCAGTCTCACGTTTCTTTTGATCTGACACAACAAGCAGAAACAAATATAGACTCATATCATTTGCAAAGAGGTGAAAAATTGATTGCAACATAGATTAGTtaaaaataaaacacacacataaaTACATGTGTGTGTGAGAAAGTATACTGACCATTGTTTGCAGTGGTTGCATACGTTGAGTCACTCATATTTTCGGCTGTGAATGGATAACTTAAACTTAGTATTGAGATAAGCATATATATGTGTCTATATATACACTAAGAATTTTCCTTATTCGAGAGgagtttaaattattttatggataattcaaagcttcacatttgacttattttattttataatttatcatAAACAATAAGTTAGACAAATTACTATTAATGATTCGAGTGaatattagtttatatttatgtatatttgtccaaaaaaaatatacaaaatttttaaatgaatttataaTTTTTCATGACTATTAACTATAACATATggaattatttgaaattatttaataaagtattaaatagttttacatttttatattataaaatttatgaaatttaaaattttttatatgcaaataattttttaattgatgGATGAAATACAAAatctattatttctaataaattattaaacaaaataaacttAAAATTAGTTTTCTAGTAATAACTTTGTTCACTCTTCGTATTATATACATGTAGCGTGAATTTTAATATAGCTTGTTTATAAAAAAGACATGTCGGTCTAGGATAAGCATAGCCTAGGTACTATAAAATGAACTAAGTTCAGAAAATG from Vicia villosa cultivar HV-30 ecotype Madison, WI unplaced genomic scaffold, Vvil1.0 ctg.000758F_1_1, whole genome shotgun sequence includes:
- the LOC131631004 gene encoding aminopeptidase M1-like → MCSNMDEFKGQTRLSNFVVPKRYDIKLKSDLIECRFYGSVVFNLDIITATHFIVLNAAELTIGNDAISFTNCHFSKVFKPSKVELFEDDEILVLEFPEGISIGLGVLTIQFDGILNDRMKGFYRR
- the LOC131630995 gene encoding MYB-like transcription factor ETC3, which codes for MLISILSLSYPFTAENMSDSTYATTANNDQKKRETELEFSPEEEDIIAKMFRLVGKRWHLIAGRIPGRTAEDIEKYWNSKFSSSTAC